The Numida meleagris isolate 19003 breed g44 Domestic line chromosome 18, NumMel1.0, whole genome shotgun sequence genome segment ATGGTACGGAGTTCTTACTTCAGGTTCTTCTGCATTATAACTCCACAAACTAAGTTTCTGATGACTAGGAATGAACACAAAACAGAGCTGTTGCTGTTGGTTTTACACAGAAGGAATATATAGACTGACTGTGGAAGGATACAGTGACATCTTTAAATAACAAGGGCTGTATAATGGCTGGCAggatttaaaatgaatgcagtagtttctgtgaaacaaaacaaagcctgatcttctcccctccccttctcttAAGTACCAAAGATTCATTGTGAGTTCATGCTGTTTGGAGTACTGGATCGAGAATTGCCATTTCACATAATATGACATTTAAAATTGGTCTTTACCTTGAAGTAATCAGTTAAGAGAGATTCTTTTCCCCATTCCAACTTCACTTTTTGGGGAGAACTTATTTGAGAGATTCATTCCCAGATACTGtacatgtatttttctgaagggAGCTGAGAACAGCTAGTGGGGTCCGTATCCAGGCTCGACTCTGCATAGCTATTTCCAGATCAACTTCCTATCTGGCAGTAACTATATGGAATCGCCTATAAACTTGAAATCCTGTTTTGCTTATCGTTATTGGATGAAACTGTagaacaaacaaatgaaaaacgAAACAGCTCATCTAAGCTCCCTTCATGCAACTTTGCATGTTTCAGGATTTAGTAAACCATTATCTCCAGAATGCCCTTGGCAAGCGTCTCAGTCCTTTTCAGAATCTGAAAAGGATCATTTAAGGGAAGTAGGatgttagttttaaaaaaaaaaaaaaaaaaaagatggtgtgactttttttcatgttaacaCTTTCCTAGAGCTAAAAATACACTTGAGTTTAATCCAACTCCTCAGGGTTCTTGCAAAGCAGTGTGATTCTTTCACTAGTAGAAAATGTGTGGAATCTTTGATTTGCATGCACACCTGTTGCTGGGTATGTAGGAGAGCATGTCGAAAGGTGCTGAGTTATATTCTGGCCCTTCTGCTCAGAATGTGCTCAGCAGATAGTGAGTCAGAACGTGGGTCTCCGCTCTGGCAGTGTGCAGCTGTATGTGGTAGGGAGCTGAGGGTGCTCATCTCCACCCGACGTCCATCAGTAGACACTAAATCACTGAGTCATGGGGTTTTTGGTCACCTACAGATACATGAGCGAAACCAGTGCTACAGACATCTAAAGTTActcttaaattcttttttctacACAGAGCTCAACAAAAATCCAGTGGAAGGCTTTTCAGCGGGCTTAATAGATGACAATGATCTTTATCGATGGGAAGTCCTTATTATTGGTCCTCCAGATACACTATAGTAAGTACTGCTACTTATATAGAAACTTAAGTATAACTCTTGTTTACTTGTTCCTACTTGGTCTAAGCGAGTAGAGAACATAAGTCCTTATACTGACTAAGTTAGATACTGCTGTTCTGTTGCTAGTAAAGTGTTTGTAAATAGTTGAGTTTGCTGTGAAGTTGTCAACTGCTTTGATCCCTTGGGAAATTACAGTACTGATCCCTTTGTGCACTagcaaggaagggagaaagaataGACTATACCTAGAGGCAGCTTGTTTGCTATACATGGAAATAGAGCAGTGTAATCTACTGTTACTCTACCTTAGCTGCTGGTACAACTTCAAACCATTCCAACTTCATGCTAGCCATTGGAGGAAGATGGTTGTAGGGATGTAGTTGGAGCAGATCATGGAATTAGCCTCAGTTTCTCCCAGGTTGAGATCGATCAACCCTCATACTGCTAGCTGCTGAAGAACTTCCCAGTGTGACCTGCAGCACTTTAATGTTGATCAAATTTGTATCGTAGGCCAACCTTACACAGTAGGATTCAAAAAAACTTGAATCTTTATTCTTGCTCCGAAGGACTGCATTCTTTAATTGGCATTTGCACACAGAACTATGTAGTTCACGCAGTAACTTCTTTTCCTGCACTTTGAagtttgctgtgtttgtgcagctctccctctatatatatatctgaAGCACTCTCCCACGTGTAATGTGGGAgctttttaagtaaaaataaaggaatcCAAAGCTCTGGCTAATCGAGAGAACATCTTTTACAGGGATTCCGTATGATCGTTTCTTCTAGCTCCCAGGAGAAGGTTCTGTGCTCACAAGAGGTCAGCTTAAAGTGTAGTTATTGAGGATAAACTCTGTTCTTTATTAAGCTGTTCCAGTGATAAATTACTGGTACCAAAAGCCTTCTAGTAGCATTTACTTGAGGTCAGTTTTAGTTCCAGCATCAAATTGTCATATACCTTTGTCTGAAGGCATCTGAGTAAGTAGTTGAGCACAATAATCAAAGTGATCTGGCTTCTCAAGCTCACTACAGGGTGATTCTCAAGCCTTGTATGACTAATTTTCCAACTTCTGCTGACCTCTGAACAGCCGTGTCGTGTCTCTGTTATATTCTCGTGGctttttgaatgctttcagaGACAGTGCTTCCAATTGACCATTTCCTTATGCTAAACATTGCAGTAGTGTCTTTCCCCACTTCAGTAAGATGCTGAGCTTGTTCTGAGGCTTGTTAGATAGCAAAATCTCTTTTGCTTATGTccttaatctctttttttatataaaatcaGGCAAATTAGACTTTGGACTCAGTGCATGATGCTATTGATAGAGACTCCTTCATCAGGAATATTGCTAAAAATGATGCTGATTTCCCTTTGACACCTGTCTTTATTAACTGAGACACTGCGAAACAGTTAAATGCCATTGATGAAGGGCAGCGAGTATAACGTACAGTCTAGTAGATCTGTTATTTGCTTCTctaaaaagggaaggaagaactCTTCCACTATGAAATATAGGACTGACTTGGTCTGGGGCAGAAGTAGCTGGTGGTGTTTCTGAAGTCCTCACTCTTCCCAGGTAGAAGAGTTCTTTAGAATTTGCTTGCGTTTCTGGAAGTTGTTGGAAATGAATGCTGTGGTTTCACATccccctctgctgctttctttcaagAGTCGATTTAGATGTAgtagtgttttgtgttttttatagTAGTGGTAGAACTTAATTTTCTCAGTAGCCTATGGGCTCTGTGTACTGGCTTCTGCTCCACTATAGAAAACATTAATGTGTAGAGCAGTTTTGTCCTTACTACACCAATTCTCATCTGAGTGTCTACTGAGGAGAGACTTCATACCGTACATCTCATGCTGCCTCCTTTGGAGgttgtgttccagtttttgtaACCTCTGCCTTTGCATTTCAAACTTTGTAACAAGCTTCAGTTACAAGAATTAGTAGGGCAGTTGTTAGGGAACTTAGGTTAGCTAAGTATTCCGTCCGTAAGGCTTCCTTTGAATGCAGACCTGCACATTTCTCCAAATGGAATGTTTCTGCATATTGAAATCTAGTTATTTAGATAACTTCAGTTGAATGTGGACCTGACTGTACGCAACTTCCACATGAAAACTGGATGGCCCTTGCTTATTATTGTTCTCCAGTTTAGTGTGCAACTGAAATGCAGAGCACTTTGAGTCCGTCAGACTGAGAGTTGAAGAGATGTTCTTGGAGGTCTCCTCAAAGTAATGCTGTAGCCATGAGGTTGTTGTTTAACTTTCCTCTGGGACTCACTAGGACAGCTGATACTGAGAGATTAGTACAGAGGTGTCTAAAGGAGGAATACAAACAGGTATCTGCAGGGCAGGATTTGAGAAGGAGATGCTGGCAAGATCTCTGTTAACAAATgtactgggaagaaaaataagcttgCGAAttccttgtcatttttttcttgctctgggatgtcatctttttattttttcctttttctaaaaaaaagaatgtagtGTTGGGGACCTGGCAATATCTTGTGATGGGACTGTAGTCTTTGATTGCCTTGCATTGCATGTGGAAGTGCTGGTACTGTTAGTGACTAACACATTAAGCTGTATGAGGGCTAAGTGGAGAGCTTTTGGTGCATCAGTAAGTTTTGACCTTCAGCTAAAACTTACAAGAAAATCTACTAAGATATTTTTGATTCCCCAGTGAAGGTGGTGTTTTCAAGGCTCATCTGACTTTTCCAAAAGACTACCCACTGAGGCCACCAAAAATGAAGTTCATTACAGAAATCTGGCATCCGAATGGTAAGAGATCACAAAGTTACAACTTCTTTTTGCAATTAAGAACTAAAGTGTGAGGAAGATGAATAAATACAATGCTATTCATGCTAGAAGTATAAAAACGTGCATTTACTTTGCCATCTTCacctcagaaagaaataataattaaccGTGGCAGAGTTTCTAATAATGTTGCTTTGAGAGACTGCTCCTAGAGTATATTGCACTAGTTTTGGTAACTTAGTCAGGGACTGtcttaatattttaagtgcAAAGTTCTGGTCTGAGGAGGAACTTGACTTCTACAGCTGCCTTTGTTGTACCTTCAAGTACTTCATCTTGCTGTATTACTAACTTAGCTGTTCAATTCGGAAGACTTGAGGTTCTCCTCCTCCAGTGAAGCATGAAAGGAAATAACGGCATCTTTTAGTCCTGCTAAAGATGATAGCTCCTAAGGTTTCAGTTATTCCTAGTCTGCTGGACATAGTTGGGAACGTGAaacaaactggaagaggatTTTCACTGGGATGTTCTTTTGgttctaaaattatttctgaagttgtAGATACTGAAATTGAGGAGAGACCTGTACAGTGCCCTGTCATGAGGGAGTGAGCATTTCTCAGTGCCATGTCTGTTTCAGCTCTGGAAATATCAGGGTACTTGCCAGATGGTTTCTGATTCCAGAAACTGAAGTAATACGGCAATACATTGTAATAGTATCCAACTGATGCTTTTGCTGTGGAAGAaatctccctctgctctgctaaACTGGACAGAAAAAAGACATCAGTGGAAGCCTGCTTAAGTAGTTCTTAAAGTTGCAGCCTTGTGTTAAAATTAAGCTCTTCTGACCTACGTACTGCCTCCTTCCTCAGATGTCTAGGACTAATAAGACTTCACCAAGCCTTGTTTCTTACAGATGAAGTTATGCAGTGTTtaattactttccttttttataaaGTTTTTCACCAATGTGTTTTCAGACTAGCTGGAAGGAAGGTTAACAGTACCATGAGTATCTTGAAGAAATGCCAGCGTGTTCATTACTGAAATATGCCTTGTTCTATTTTGTAGTTGACAAGAATGGTGATGTCTGCATTTCCATTCTTCatgagcctggagaagacaaatATGGCTATGAAAAACCTGAGGAACGCTGGCTTCCCATTCACACAGTGGAAACTATTATGATTAGTGTAATTTCTATGCTGGCAGATCCCAATGGTGATTCTCCTGCTAACGTTGATGCAGCGGTAAGacctgatttatttatttttcttggactGCAAGTTGTCTACAGTTTAGAAACCTAAACTTGACACACAACTTTCCTTCCAGTTTGACAAACAGCGCAATAATTTCTTCGGACTAACTTTGTGTAACATGAGCTGAGGCTGCCTTCTTGCTGGGAATAGCAGTTGTGTTGTAAAACGATTTCTAGTTAGCTCTGGAAAATGTCTTGCAGCGTGCAAGGGAAAGATGCTGTCAAGCTTCATAggcagtgttttttctttttcctattcaATTATGCAGTTATTTGTAGCAAATAAACCTATGTAAAGAAGTACCTGTAGGTAAACCTTAGTGCTTGTCTCATGGAAGCTCACTGTGTAACTCCATGTGGCTATACATGTGTAGCAGTTACCTCTCCTGTGaagttcagctgcagaaattgATATATTCTAGAACTGCTTCTcacattatttataaaaattagcaaaatttgttttaaacctGTTAGCAGGATATGTAACTTCCTtcaaatgaagaggaaaacttAACAGAGTACTTCACCATAATTATGTTGTGAACTTTTGCATTCATCTCTTTAAAACTGTCTTACTTGAACACAGATTAAAGCAGTAGAGCAAATTGGTGCGTGCAGTTCTACCTAAAGAATGCACTTGAAAGCTTCACTGGGCATCTGGCCTGTAAGTTGGTGAAGTCTATTGTCCTAGACTTGAATGCCTGGCTAAGGAGTGAGGGCAAATAGTACAATGTATAGTCAAAGACTCTGAATCTGTAGTGAGGCTTCTGTCCTAAGTGTTTGGATGTGTTTTATGCAGCAAGCATAGTGTTTCTGGAGCATGGCCTGTGCTACGTGGGTGTATAAACGCAGCTATCAGTTCTCTAGGAGAGCTGCTTTTCTAGCAGAACAGCAATTAGAGTAATAACTATTTGTGGTGGGGAGGGAAGAATCCTCAGCTCTGGGGGGAGCGGGAGAAGAGACTTGAGGCCCCATTCATCTGAGATATGCTAACATACTTTGCTTAGAATTACTCTTGCATTGCAGTTCAGCAATGACTCGTACATGCAAGTGTGGTTACAAAAGAGAAATTCCAGGTGTAACTGGGAGAGTAAGGAAAACGGGAGATAGCAATTGGAAGATGCAGAGTTTTCTAGAAGCATGTTAGCCTCTGTCAAGTTAGCTATGCCTTCCTCAGTTGGGCAGGAGTTTAGCTTCCAGAAGTCTTTgatctgctctgctgcatttcCACGAGTGGTTGAGCTGTGCTGAAAAATCCACATGGGAAAAGTCTCATGTGAATCAAACTTAACGggataagaaaaacaaacacgGTTGTAGTGTGGAATTTCCTCACTTACAATTGTTGTAAATGTTGGCACTCCTGTTCTTGTGTCACATTACTGGTAGAAACAAGTACCCAGGGCAAGTGGATGTTTTCTGCTGGCAAACCCGAGAGCACTGGCAGGAGCAAGTTATTAATGAAATGCTAAAGTACAATTAGAATTCCTCAGTTAACAAACTCATGTATGTTGAATGTAGCTGACCTAACACTGGAGAAAGCTTATACTTTTAGCTATGCTTATCACTCCCTAGAatcatgttttgtgtttttttttccaatctttgTGTATTCTACCTTAATCTCTACCAgctgcttttggagcaactttGCTTCTTTCCTACAACCATTAGATACAAAACTATGCATTTGTTTACCTACTGGGAAGTCAATCCCTGAACCATAGGGTAAGGgttgaaaatgtctttaaagGAACGCAGCTTTCTTAACCACAGCCTGAAAGTACAAAAACTTAAAATCCGTCTCAGACTGTGGAGACAGTACCAAGGTGTAACTGATGCAGCCTTTGGATGCTAGTAACTGTTTTTCTGACTGCAGTATTGGATATTGCCAAGTAACTTTTGAACTTAATGTGTGCTGCTTGAGCAAtgcagcatctcctcctggTCTGTAGAGTGCGTCCTCTTCGTAGTAACCAGAGCATCCTCATCAGGGTAATAAGGAATCAGCAGCCCATGCTCTGTTCTGAGCTGCTCATTGAGGGTTCTTCTATTTAGTTATGCTCCTCCTTGGTTTActgcagcaaaagcatttgGCAGTTAGTAAAAGATACTTTGTTCTCATTAACTGCTTTCTCATATTCTAGATCCACTTGAGACTAAGTGTTCACAGGCAGATGGTAGCTGTATAGGAGCAGGGGAAATAGCTGCttcctggaaaactgaaaaacgTGTGTTGGagtgctgtttctttcagtggGGAAAAGTGAGGGACAGTAAGCCTGGGTAGGTGCTGTGAGAAGCAAATGGGACTGATTCGTAAACTGAAATAAGAGTTTTGGAGAGATTGCTGTCAGTTTGGGAACTTCACTTGCTACTCAGTTCTGAACACTTGCTTCATAGTGCTAGGAATAtaaagcatgaagaaaacaaaacgcTAAGAGCCCAAAGCTAGGAGGGCACACTCATTCAAAGGTTTTTGCCTTAgccccttcctttcccccccGCTTGTGTAAGTTGTTCTATATTGCCATCCTAGGAACAAAATGCTTCCgcattaatttctgaaaaaaggagaacaaactAACTATAACCTTGTTTGTGCTCCCATTAGAAAGATCAGGCATGCTGGGCTTTCCAAGATGCTGACTGGTTTGGTGagctgggaggtggtggatgttgGGATGTGCATCAGTTAACCCCATTTTGTCACTCATGTGCTATGACCTGCACCCTGTGCAGGAGGTGGAGAGGTGTTGCCTGATAGAGTGGTTTCCTCagaaaaaagtgtaatttttattcatacttttttaatttcctccatCCCCTTAAGAATGCTGCTTATATCAAAAACTAAGATGTAGAAAGACCCCTctatttcattaatattttcctgCTACTTTCTTGCTGAATCATAAGGCAGTGTTAGCCTTAGtcctgctgagtgctgctcctgtgctATCTTCTGAGCATTTCATGAAGATGGCATGAAAGCTTTAAGTGACCTTGCTTTTTCCTGTGGGTTTTAGTGGTACTGTGGTAATGCGCATATCTGGGTTCAGACTTCCCTCTTGCTTACCTCCATGTTCATCTTTATCTTTGTTCTTCATCTGTGCAGTTCTGAAATCAATACATGTCAAGAGACCATCCCTGTAGATCTGCTGAGAGCATTCTGTTTTGGTCTTCCTCATGGAGATGATGGCATACAGCCATATCTGACTAggagttttgtttctgaagacaCTGCTGTGCCTCTTCTGAATACTctgattctgtatttctgtcctGGTTTAAGAGAGTTGAAAGTGTCCTTAAAAAATGGTACAATAACTACTGGCTCTACAGTAGCTGCGTGCCTTTGTTCATCACTGCAGTTCAAGCCAGCTTCTGTAACCCCTAACAATAGTTTGTGATCTGCagtttgtttctgcttgttGGGCTGGAGTAAATGGATTTCAGCCCAGACATTGCAAAATCCTAGTAGCTACCAGGTTAGTCTTGGAGAATGCTAAAAAGCTAAGGAGGGAAGTCTAAGTCTTGGGAGCAGCTTGTATTAGAAACTGAGGGTGAGCTTCCAAACTCTGATTGTCACTGGTATTTAGTGAATAGCTCGATGAGTATAAACAAATATAGGTGTTGACTACATGGCAAATGTCTGAAAACGTAAAACACCAAGATTCTTCCTAGAACTTGTACATTGCTATAGCACTGACATCTGAAAGCTGTCTATTCAATTACAGAAAGAAtggagagaagacagaaatggagaatttaaaagaaaagttgcCCGCTGTGTAAGAAAAAGCCAAGAAACTGCTTTTGAGTGACACTTATTCAGCAGCTAGTAGCTTCACTTTTTTCAGGGTAAGTATCCTTCTAAAGAAAAGTTAGTTACCTGAGCTAAGGATTTTCTGCCTACGTGTTGCTGAGCTCActtttttctcaaaaagaaaaatacttttctcagCTGCTTGATCTTACTGGAGTTCTTTGGCTGTATGCAATACCAAAGCCTGCATGGTTAAAGGAATGCTGAAAAAAACTTTCTCATGCAGTAACAGCTCCTTCCGCCTTGATTGGGGACCTTCTTAGTACTCTTGTATTTATACCATTCAGAAGTTGAAATTCTCTTTTAGCAGTATTCATCCTGCTTCACTAATAAGGCTTAAGGATTACTGGAGTTAGAATAGAAAGGAATACTCCTTCCTTCATGTTCATTGTTGTGAAGAGCACCTTTGAATCTTAAAAGCATCCTGTCTTGCTGTCTTGAGTTCATACACGTACAGCGTTTCTCTTGCAAGTATTGATGGCATGTTGCTTGTAGATCTTAAGTTTTCACTGCAGTTGTTAAGAACCATTCAGATAAGATTGCTTCTGGTATGATGGGActttttttgtaatagaaaGTGTACTAGTAGTGTATCAGGATGAAGTTAAGATATTACTTGTCGATTATATCAAGAAaggtggtattttcttcagcagctccaaAGCAGCTTTTTCACTGGGGATGGTTTAGAAATAGTATGAGAAATACAGCTAGATTCTGTTTGAGaactgagctgcagcacagcctggatAAGTTTTGACCTCAGAGTAGCTGACAAGATATTTACACTTTGTCACCCTGatgaaatgaatttcatttcagatgcttACTCTAATTCGAGCAATCCTGTGCTCTTCAGTGGATTTCAACAATAATCTCTTGTAGAAAGCTCAAAATTAAAACATGGCTTTTAAATACATGGCCTTTGGCTACTTTAATCTTTAGATGCCAAGGAAAAAAGCTTCAACTAGCTAATAATTTCTCACTCTTGCTATTCTGAAGCAAAATTGAAACTTATGTTGAAGCTCCCCTTTCTTAATGCTTGGTTTGGCAAATAAACTAGTCTAACCCATTCTGCTGGAGAAGCCCAAAACATATGTACTGTTGGCCTCAGCGTACAAAGCTAATGGAGGAAAAGTATGGTGCTAAATGCTGTTCAAAAGGGTTGTACTGTCTGAATGACTAGAACAGCTTAACAAATGCTTgttagttgtttttcttcatcaaGGTTGCATGGGAGATGCTTGCTTTCTTACATCCTTGGAGGAATTCCTTTTGAGGGACTGAGGCTCTGTGACAAACGATACTACAGTATCTCTAATCTGAAGAAATGATTGAACTGAACTTACCCAGAAAGGGCAAGTGTGAGAAGTGTTAATACTTACAAAAAGCTAGGTGAAGGAACCACACGGCTTCTACAACTGTCCTATAGTTTTATTGTGTAATAGTTTTTAATGTAACTGGCAGCTCATCCTTAGAGAAAAGGAATAACCAAATATCCTTAATTAACCTTCACTGTTGCCATATTAAACTTGGCCATAGCACAACAGTGACAAATATTAAGTAATTGGTTGTATTGCTTTTCTGGAAGGCAGAAGTGTTTTTCTAAATTGTGGTGACTCTTCCCAAGCAATAAGCAGTGAATTGGTTGAGAAGTGCCCATGTGGCTGCTTTCAAACAAGCACAGTCTGGCTTGGTATCTGTGGTGTTACTGCTAAATGAAGCACTGCTGTGCCATTTTGTACCGCAATTTGCTGTTGAAGCAGCATCCATCATTCATAAGAAGTGGTGTAGACAAGTTTCTGTGATTAAATCTATCAATATCTAAATGTGTGAAAAATCAAACCTTTACTCTGCGCACTTTCCAAGCAACACAAGTAACAGGAGCCTGAAAGTCTGATAGTTGGGCTGAGATGCACCCTATGCTGAAACTAACTAAAGTCTTTCTCAGGTGATGATTTTGGATTTATGCATCTTCTCTACAGAGGTACGTAAAATTCTTGAACAAAGAAGTGTCTTCCTTGAGTTTGAAACACTATGTAATgcctctttaaaatattaaggaTCGTgaggggttttgtttttaataattgtgATTTCTTTGTAGGTCTCCAATTGAGAAACatggcactgttttttttcctgcactctACCCACCTATTGCTGGACTTCTGTTATTACAAGTTGGCAAATACTGGCTGGAACTGGGCTGCAATAAAACATGCCAGTTATCAATGCTGACAAGAGCCTAACAAGTGCCAACACAAGATGATTACGCATTTTGAAATCTAATGAACTGCTTTAACCTTCAGGAAGAATTGTAAAGATGTGTACATAGCACAACATGATCCGGATAATATATATACTGTTCATGTACATCCACAAATACACATTGTACCAAATAATGCTGTCTGTAGTTAGGAATAGAATCGTGTAAATTCTAAAGATTTTAGCAGGTTTTTTCCCTATTCATTGTTTCCTAtcagtttggaaaaacaaaaacaaccaacaactTGTGAAGCATGTCAAACTAAAACCAATTAGGATTAAagtcctttttttccactttaattttcctttgacCCACTGAGgcttaattaaaatttcttgtTATTGAAGTTTAgtatctcttttgttttgtggtttttttttggatatGTGCTCCCTTTTATTCCCTCATCAGAACTTTAAAGTTTTCCTAATTAAACCCTGAAGGGATTTGCTATCAATTACTTGTGTCTTCTTTTTTGATGACCTTTGTAGTCCCTAaggtgcttttttccttcttactcccccccccccctttttttaaaaaaaaataacaactgcaCATGCTTCTTGAATTGGGTATAGCAATAAAACTGGCCATGGAGCATCCTTGAGCAGCCTGCTGGGTTTTACCTTCCAAGGGACTTGAGCGCTTTTGTTCAGAAGTTGAGTTGACTAAGTTAGTCTAGTCCAAGATGGGGATAAGCTGCTTTCTATGggtgagttttgtttttttttttgccttttccattgCCTGTTTGTGGGGTGGGGTGTGTGAGGGAGATGTGTTTTCTCAAGGTTGAATTCAAGCATGCGCATCTGTAGGCTTTCAAATGACTAACTTCTGGGTTTGGTATCAGAACTAGTTTCTCTCCTTatccctcttctctcttttctgtgaCCCTTCATATTCTTTGCCTTCTACTTCAGAGTTTTCCTCACCTAATGTACAAAGAAAATTGCGATgtatattttcatgtaatttgATTTTTTGGAATTCTGTCACCTTCTGTAGTGAGTTCTtccaaaatataattttttccaATACTACTGTGTGAAACTTGCTGTCTTCAGTATCAAAACAGGAAGGGGAGCTGCAGTTGGATTGCAGCTTACCTGAGCATTTTCAGCAAACTTCTGATCAATTTGACATACTCTATTTattcttgaaattaaaaacaaacaaacaaaacactttcttcCTATTGGAACCATCTTTGGCCTCAGCTGGCCTGGGGCAGAATATC includes the following:
- the UBE2G1 gene encoding ubiquitin-conjugating enzyme E2 G1, giving the protein MAAEARLTPPPRPAVTPKMAARKGRWPPGVRLRTAERSAVKFLAGGGRRRWRRGGGRHGATAARPWQGPCVLWRRARCGRAEGHSPPPRALGAPGAAPSSGLTPRAERGRMTELQSALLLRRQLAELNKNPVEGFSAGLIDDNDLYRWEVLIIGPPDTLYEGGVFKAHLTFPKDYPLRPPKMKFITEIWHPNVDKNGDVCISILHEPGEDKYGYEKPEERWLPIHTVETIMISVISMLADPNGDSPANVDAAKEWREDRNGEFKRKVARCVRKSQETAFE